Proteins from a genomic interval of Desulfoplanes formicivorans:
- a CDS encoding PD40 domain-containing protein: MNKILFACLMVLLGGVLLPQGSLAAESAVSIDIYGPGQTSVRLYQADPLAMNGKPFARVPARLEKLETALGKNLGFLPFFDFVATQDILGGGDLGGFRARDMDFKKLQLSKVDLVLTTAWASQGESGRASDDVELRVFETFTGRLVLGKAYSILNDQQVPEVVTRFCAALMQELTGSETFFTSRIAYVCRQGTAKEICLISPQGNDLFQLTHYKGISLSPAWSSNGNRLAFSYVDGSGHRLAVWDRSTREITKYDLPGHTCIGPAFDADDNLAISIDPFGNPDIYLLDGSFKVRNLRAPLIENRAIDVSASFDRQGKRMAFVSSRFGNPHIFVLDLHTGKVTRVTYEGTYNTCPSLSPDGNLLAFARRTDGGHRIFVTDLTTGMERQVTFGPGNDEDPAWSPDGYFLAFTSNRTGTYQLYVATKYGDNAKHIPTGPGDATAPSWSPVAWQK; this comes from the coding sequence ATGAATAAAATTCTTTTTGCTTGTCTGATGGTCCTGTTGGGAGGGGTGCTTCTTCCTCAAGGGAGCCTTGCTGCAGAATCCGCCGTTTCCATTGATATTTACGGTCCGGGACAAACCAGTGTCCGTTTGTATCAGGCCGATCCTCTGGCCATGAATGGCAAACCCTTTGCCAGGGTTCCTGCCAGACTTGAAAAGCTGGAAACAGCCCTGGGGAAGAACCTTGGGTTCTTGCCGTTTTTCGATTTTGTCGCCACCCAGGACATCCTTGGTGGCGGGGATCTGGGCGGGTTCAGGGCCCGGGACATGGACTTCAAGAAACTCCAGCTTTCCAAAGTCGATCTGGTGTTGACAACCGCCTGGGCAAGTCAGGGAGAATCTGGAAGGGCATCTGATGACGTTGAGCTGCGTGTCTTTGAGACCTTTACCGGACGTCTGGTCCTTGGTAAGGCCTACTCTATCCTGAATGACCAGCAGGTTCCCGAGGTGGTGACCCGTTTTTGTGCTGCCCTGATGCAGGAACTTACGGGAAGCGAGACCTTTTTCACCTCGCGAATCGCCTATGTCTGTCGTCAGGGAACCGCCAAGGAAATCTGTCTGATTTCACCCCAGGGCAATGATCTTTTCCAACTGACCCACTATAAGGGAATCAGCCTGAGTCCTGCGTGGTCTTCGAATGGCAACAGACTCGCCTTTTCGTATGTGGATGGTTCCGGTCACAGACTGGCCGTGTGGGACAGATCGACCCGGGAAATCACGAAGTACGATCTTCCGGGCCATACCTGTATCGGACCTGCCTTTGATGCGGACGATAATCTGGCCATAAGCATTGACCCCTTCGGCAATCCGGACATCTATCTCCTTGATGGATCCTTCAAGGTCAGGAATCTGCGCGCGCCTCTCATTGAAAACAGGGCCATCGACGTTTCAGCTTCCTTTGATCGCCAGGGCAAGCGCATGGCCTTTGTATCCAGCAGGTTCGGCAATCCGCATATCTTTGTGCTGGATCTGCATACCGGCAAAGTTACCCGCGTGACCTACGAGGGAACCTACAACACCTGTCCCAGCCTCAGTCCCGACGGCAATTTGCTGGCCTTTGCCCGCCGAACCGATGGCGGACACCGCATTTTTGTCACCGACCTGACCACAGGCATGGAACGGCAGGTAACCTTTGGCCCGGGCAATGATGAAGATCCGGCCTGGTCGCCGGATGGGTATTTTCTGGCTTTCACGTCCAACAGGACAGGTACTTACCAGCTGTATGTGGCCACCAAGTACGGTGATAATGCCAAGCATATCCCCACAGGTCCCGGTGATGCCACTGCGCCGTCCTGGTCGCCGGTGGCCTGGCAGAAGTAG
- the pal gene encoding peptidoglycan-associated lipoprotein Pal, producing the protein MMHRDLRWLVLLVLSCLVCFGCAKKQITPQATPPASQESMQYDQNGMQTGMDQAVEAKEAAQELRERQLMEEQRANEERARQEAMVVETVQRLENDRIYFDFDSFELKPQSRTILQNKAELLKQMPDLKLRIEGHCDERGTDEYNLALGEKRARVAYEFLILLGVEPQRLQIISYGEEYPADPGHNETAWALNRRDEFKVFK; encoded by the coding sequence ATGATGCACCGTGATCTGCGTTGGTTGGTTCTGCTGGTCTTGTCATGTCTTGTCTGTTTTGGTTGCGCCAAAAAACAGATTACGCCCCAGGCAACACCGCCTGCCTCTCAGGAATCCATGCAGTACGATCAGAACGGGATGCAGACGGGAATGGATCAGGCTGTCGAAGCAAAGGAAGCGGCCCAGGAACTGCGTGAGCGTCAGCTCATGGAGGAGCAGCGGGCCAATGAGGAGCGTGCCAGGCAGGAGGCCATGGTAGTGGAAACAGTCCAACGGCTTGAGAACGACCGGATCTATTTTGACTTTGATTCCTTTGAGCTCAAGCCCCAGTCCCGGACCATTTTGCAGAACAAGGCCGAATTGCTCAAACAAATGCCTGACCTCAAACTACGCATTGAGGGCCATTGTGACGAACGGGGCACGGATGAATATAATCTGGCTCTGGGGGAAAAACGCGCTCGGGTGGCCTATGAATTTCTGATCCTGCTCGGCGTTGAACCCCAACGGTTACAGATCATCAGTTATGGAGAGGAATATCCGGCCGATCCAGGGCATAACGAAACCGCCTGGGCATTGAACCGGCGTGACGAGTTCAAGGTGTTCAAATAG
- a CDS encoding sulfurtransferase TusA family protein, translated as MEFIKKPAADETIDLVCRMCPMHLMEAEERMETLAEGQVLEILTDYDGALEDILAWCRTHGQDFLGMASSDDCYRLYIRKTGGAGK; from the coding sequence GTGGAGTTTATCAAGAAACCCGCTGCCGACGAAACCATAGATCTTGTATGTCGGATGTGTCCCATGCATCTCATGGAAGCCGAGGAGCGGATGGAGACCCTTGCCGAGGGGCAGGTGTTGGAAATTCTGACGGATTATGACGGGGCACTGGAAGATATTCTTGCCTGGTGTCGTACCCATGGCCAGGACTTTCTGGGTATGGCCTCATCTGATGACTGCTATCGTCTGTACATTCGCAAGACAGGGGGGGCAGGGAAATGA
- a CDS encoding cysteine desulfurase family protein has product MKSIVYMDHAAATPVAPQVIEAMLPFFDREFANPSTVYDLGFKAKGVVDEQRARVAELINAEPEEILFTASGAEANNLAIKGSVFASYGKKDRIITSAIEHHSVLNSARFFERLGYEVAVLPVDASGVVDPKHLHKILDNDASRVALVSVMHGNAEIGTLEHIEALAALCHQYGVLFHTDAAATVGNIPVDVKDLGVDLLTISGPAFGAPKGTGALYFRRNTRLMPLVHGGIQERGRRAGTENVPGIVGLGTAASLARNGLAERMALLEELRDRLITGVVERVPHVVCTGHPRMRLPGHASFCIEAVEGEALIYMLSREGIYANTGSACASKALKISPVLGALGVPAATAQGSVVFTLNETNTPEEVDYVLEKLPQVVATLRAMSPIWKDGAPVKDGGHA; this is encoded by the coding sequence ATGAAATCCATCGTGTATATGGATCATGCTGCGGCAACGCCGGTCGCGCCCCAGGTGATCGAGGCCATGCTGCCTTTTTTCGACCGTGAGTTTGCCAATCCCTCCACGGTCTATGATCTTGGTTTCAAGGCCAAGGGCGTTGTGGACGAGCAGCGGGCCCGGGTGGCAGAACTGATCAATGCCGAGCCCGAGGAAATCCTGTTTACGGCTTCAGGGGCCGAGGCCAACAATCTGGCCATCAAGGGAAGCGTGTTTGCGTCCTACGGGAAAAAAGACCGTATCATCACCTCCGCCATTGAACATCATTCGGTTCTCAACTCGGCCCGTTTTTTCGAACGGCTGGGGTATGAGGTGGCTGTGCTGCCCGTGGATGCGTCGGGGGTGGTCGATCCCAAACACCTTCACAAGATTCTGGACAACGATGCCTCACGAGTGGCCCTGGTTTCGGTGATGCATGGTAACGCTGAAATCGGCACGCTGGAACACATTGAGGCTCTTGCCGCCCTGTGTCACCAGTACGGTGTTCTTTTCCACACCGATGCCGCGGCCACTGTGGGAAATATTCCCGTGGATGTGAAGGACCTGGGCGTGGACCTGCTGACCATCTCGGGACCGGCCTTTGGTGCGCCCAAAGGAACAGGGGCTTTGTATTTTCGCAGGAATACCCGGCTCATGCCCCTGGTCCATGGTGGTATTCAGGAACGGGGGCGCAGGGCCGGGACGGAAAATGTTCCGGGAATCGTGGGGCTTGGCACGGCTGCATCCCTGGCACGAAACGGGCTGGCCGAGCGCATGGCCCTGCTTGAGGAATTGCGGGACAGGTTGATTACAGGTGTTGTTGAACGTGTTCCGCATGTGGTTTGCACGGGTCATCCCCGGATGCGATTGCCCGGGCATGCAAGTTTCTGCATAGAGGCGGTTGAAGGGGAAGCCCTGATCTACATGCTCAGCCGCGAGGGAATCTACGCCAATACCGGTTCAGCGTGCGCCTCCAAGGCGTTGAAGATTTCGCCCGTTCTTGGCGCTTTGGGCGTGCCCGCGGCAACTGCCCAGGGATCGGTGGTCTTCACCCTGAACGAGACCAATACGCCGGAAGAGGTGGACTATGTACTGGAAAAACTTCCGCAGGTGGTTGCAACATTGCGGGCCATGTCGCCCATCTGGAAGGATGGTGCTCCTGTAAAAGACGGAGGACATGCATGA
- a CDS encoding RrF2 family transcriptional regulator — protein MKITTRSRYGTRLMVELALRWGGPPVQLGGIAKQGDLPVKYLEQLIIPLKRGGLIKSTRGPSGGYSLAYPPERITIWDIVKELEGTEGVAPCVADPMSCTKSRECPTRDVWTKVARAIEEQLTSIALSDLL, from the coding sequence ATGAAGATAACCACACGCAGCCGATACGGCACCCGCCTCATGGTGGAGCTTGCCCTGCGTTGGGGAGGGCCGCCCGTGCAGCTGGGAGGAATTGCCAAACAGGGAGATCTTCCTGTCAAATATCTTGAACAGCTCATTATTCCCCTGAAGCGGGGCGGGCTCATCAAGAGCACCCGGGGACCCAGCGGAGGCTATTCCCTGGCATATCCTCCGGAAAGGATCACCATCTGGGATATTGTCAAGGAACTTGAAGGAACCGAGGGCGTGGCGCCCTGTGTGGCTGATCCCATGTCGTGTACCAAGAGCAGGGAGTGTCCCACGCGGGATGTCTGGACCAAGGTGGCTCGGGCCATTGAAGAACAGTTAACCTCCATTGCCCTGTCGGATCTGCTTTGA
- a CDS encoding iron-sulfur cluster assembly scaffold protein, translated as MYSEKVMQHFATPQNVGVIEDADGVGEVGNPVCGDMMTFYIKVNNGKIEDVKYQTFGCVAAIAVSSQVSELVKGKTLEEAKSLTKGVVAEALGGLPKQKMHCSNLGADALARAIHDYETRTHGQHPCPHRENQTAGCTQGCCDTGEIS; from the coding sequence ATGTACTCGGAAAAAGTCATGCAGCATTTTGCAACCCCTCAGAATGTGGGGGTGATTGAGGATGCCGACGGTGTCGGTGAAGTAGGCAATCCCGTGTGCGGCGACATGATGACCTTTTACATCAAGGTCAACAACGGGAAAATCGAAGATGTCAAATACCAGACCTTTGGGTGTGTTGCCGCCATTGCCGTGTCGAGCCAGGTGAGCGAGCTGGTCAAGGGCAAGACCCTGGAAGAAGCCAAGTCTTTGACCAAAGGGGTTGTTGCCGAGGCACTGGGAGGCTTGCCCAAACAGAAAATGCATTGTTCCAACCTGGGTGCCGATGCCCTGGCCCGGGCCATTCATGATTATGAAACCAGGACTCATGGGCAACATCCCTGTCCTCACCGCGAGAATCAGACAGCCGGGTGTACCCAGGGGTGTTGTGATACAGGAGAAATCTCATGA
- a CDS encoding MOSC domain-containing protein encodes MKVVSIALSAEKGTRKTPVTTANLIAEHGLEGDAHAGKWHRQVSFLAGEDIQAARDRGIDVDFGDFAENIGTQGVDWPSLPVGTRVRLGKDVLVEVTQIGKKCHVKCAIYELAGECIMPKRGVFARVLHGGQLSIGDPITIE; translated from the coding sequence ATGAAAGTTGTCTCCATTGCGTTAAGCGCGGAAAAAGGAACCAGAAAAACTCCCGTGACAACAGCCAACCTGATCGCTGAACACGGGCTAGAGGGCGACGCTCATGCAGGGAAATGGCATCGCCAGGTTAGCTTTTTGGCCGGGGAGGATATCCAGGCTGCCAGAGACCGGGGGATCGATGTGGATTTTGGTGATTTTGCCGAAAATATTGGCACCCAGGGAGTGGACTGGCCGTCCCTGCCTGTGGGCACCCGGGTGCGTCTTGGCAAGGATGTTCTGGTGGAAGTGACCCAGATTGGGAAGAAATGTCATGTGAAATGTGCCATTTATGAGCTTGCTGGCGAATGTATCATGCCCAAGCGGGGTGTTTTTGCCCGGGTCCTGCATGGCGGCCAGTTGAGCATTGGGGATCCCATCACCATTGAGTGA
- a CDS encoding phosphotransacetylase family protein, with amino-acid sequence MIGLYIGSTTGYAGKNMIALSLGMKFQKDGLKVGYMKPVGAVPGKAGEKVGDEDAFFLQEVLGLNEDPTLVTPVVITHDFKTKALAGQCGTPILKIRQAYEQLSKDVDIMVMGGSGSFLHSGKYCGVDGPTVAKLLGLKTILIDRYSKELNYDYLMSAKESLGDSLIGVIFNDIPLHVMDEVQNVIKPFLENNGVKVLGIIPPDAIMRAITIRDLSNRLGGKIISVSSKADKIVESFLIGTMQVENFMTHFKKNKNAAIIVGGDRSDVQLVALEGGAPCLILTGNLYPNDIILTRSEILGVPIIVVRDDTYTVAKKMENIQVSHKLRDIVKINQATQIINSNVDFQAIKEGLGL; translated from the coding sequence ATGATTGGACTCTACATAGGATCGACCACTGGATACGCCGGGAAAAACATGATCGCCCTGTCTTTGGGTATGAAATTTCAAAAGGACGGCCTCAAGGTCGGGTACATGAAACCCGTGGGCGCGGTTCCAGGCAAGGCCGGTGAAAAGGTCGGCGACGAGGATGCCTTCTTTCTGCAGGAAGTCCTCGGGCTGAACGAAGACCCGACCCTGGTTACCCCGGTTGTCATCACCCACGACTTCAAGACCAAGGCCCTTGCAGGTCAATGCGGAACCCCCATTCTCAAAATCAGACAGGCCTACGAACAGCTCAGCAAAGACGTGGACATCATGGTCATGGGCGGTTCAGGAAGCTTTCTCCATTCCGGCAAGTACTGCGGTGTGGACGGCCCCACCGTGGCCAAACTGCTGGGGCTGAAAACCATTCTCATTGACCGCTATTCCAAGGAACTCAATTACGATTACCTCATGAGCGCCAAGGAAAGTCTGGGGGATTCCCTTATCGGGGTCATCTTCAATGACATTCCCCTGCATGTCATGGACGAAGTCCAAAACGTGATCAAACCCTTTCTGGAAAACAACGGGGTCAAGGTGCTCGGGATCATCCCACCGGATGCCATCATGCGCGCCATCACCATCAGGGATCTTTCCAACCGCCTGGGCGGCAAGATCATCTCTGTCAGTTCCAAGGCGGACAAGATCGTGGAAAGCTTTCTCATCGGCACCATGCAGGTGGAAAACTTCATGACCCATTTCAAGAAAAACAAAAACGCCGCCATCATTGTTGGCGGCGACCGTTCCGATGTTCAGCTCGTGGCTCTTGAAGGCGGCGCGCCCTGCCTCATCCTCACCGGCAATCTCTATCCCAACGACATCATCCTGACCCGTTCGGAAATTCTGGGCGTACCCATCATTGTGGTCAGGGATGATACGTATACCGTGGCCAAAAAGATGGAAAACATCCAAGTCAGCCACAAGCTCAGGGACATTGTCAAAATCAACCAGGCCACCCAGATCATCAATTCTAATGTGGACTTTCAGGCCATCAAAGAAGGCCTGGGCCTCTAA
- the acs gene encoding acetate--CoA ligase alpha subunit, with translation MESKYDLHALFNPKTVAVIGASSVPGKVGHTILHNMIQAEYQGTLIPVNPKSDTILGLPVTKSINDLPVGLDLAVLTIPKQFVVQALEQLAEIKTRSAIIITAGFKEVGHEGYKLEQQVAEICTKHHIALIGPNCLGMINIGGKVNASFASGKPLPGSIAFFSQSGALCSSILDWALGENVGFSKFISLGNKAVLSESHMLEYLGNDPETKVVLGYIENITAGEEFIRTARKVTARKPVIMVKSGTTSAGAKAASSHTGAIAGSDNAYSAAFNQAGVIRARSISTLFNLAQAFSLQPLPKGPNLAIVTNAGGPGIMAADACERSALNMASLSPTTVSKLKEVLPPYASLYNPIDIAGDANAQAFGSSLDIVLRDENIHAVLVMLTPTSTAADDLENITQAIIDVAKTTDKPVFPCFMGKKRISDGQKMLQEAGLPCYIFPEPAIESLEAMYKYHEWQNKAEPVIPEIQRDRDRAAAVISGTIARGADEIVEFQAQEILQAYNLPVPRTGLARTSDDAVTFAEDIGYPVVLKIASPQISHKSDVGGVKVGLKDADAVRDAFMDITSRAQRMRPEAMITGCLVQEMAPKGAKEIIIGFKRDDQFGPLIMFGLGGIYVEVLKDIAFRLAPLSREDAHNIIREIRSYMLLKGVRGERSVDFAAIENILLIMSRLSLDFPEIYEAEFNPVLVNKDKAVVADVRISLHT, from the coding sequence ATCGAATCCAAGTACGACCTTCACGCACTGTTCAATCCCAAGACCGTTGCTGTTATCGGAGCCTCCTCGGTTCCGGGCAAGGTCGGGCATACCATCCTCCACAACATGATCCAGGCGGAGTATCAGGGAACCCTGATCCCGGTGAATCCCAAGAGTGATACCATACTGGGTCTGCCCGTGACCAAATCCATCAACGACCTGCCTGTGGGACTCGACCTGGCTGTTTTGACCATTCCCAAACAATTCGTGGTCCAGGCTCTGGAACAACTGGCCGAGATCAAGACCAGATCGGCCATCATCATCACGGCCGGGTTCAAGGAAGTGGGACACGAAGGCTACAAGCTCGAACAGCAGGTGGCCGAAATCTGTACAAAGCATCATATCGCCCTCATCGGACCCAACTGTCTGGGAATGATCAATATCGGGGGCAAGGTGAACGCCTCGTTTGCCTCGGGCAAACCCCTGCCCGGAAGCATCGCCTTTTTCTCCCAATCCGGCGCCCTGTGTTCCTCCATCCTGGATTGGGCTTTGGGAGAAAATGTCGGCTTTTCCAAATTCATCAGTCTTGGCAACAAGGCCGTGCTCTCGGAAAGCCACATGCTCGAATATCTGGGCAATGATCCGGAGACCAAGGTGGTGCTCGGCTATATTGAAAATATCACGGCCGGTGAGGAATTCATCCGCACGGCCCGCAAGGTCACGGCCCGAAAACCCGTGATCATGGTCAAGTCCGGAACAACCTCGGCCGGAGCCAAAGCCGCCTCGTCCCACACCGGCGCCATTGCAGGATCGGACAACGCCTACTCGGCGGCGTTCAACCAGGCAGGTGTCATCCGGGCCAGGTCCATCTCCACCCTGTTCAATCTGGCCCAGGCCTTTTCCCTGCAGCCCCTGCCCAAGGGCCCCAACCTGGCCATTGTCACCAATGCCGGTGGGCCAGGCATCATGGCTGCTGACGCCTGCGAACGCTCGGCCCTGAACATGGCCTCGCTGAGCCCGACCACGGTGAGCAAGCTCAAGGAAGTCCTGCCCCCGTACGCTTCCCTGTACAATCCCATTGACATTGCCGGGGACGCCAATGCCCAGGCCTTTGGAAGTTCCCTGGATATCGTCTTGCGGGACGAAAACATTCACGCCGTCCTGGTCATGCTCACCCCCACTTCCACAGCCGCTGATGATCTGGAAAACATTACCCAGGCCATTATCGACGTGGCCAAGACCACGGACAAACCGGTCTTCCCCTGTTTCATGGGCAAGAAACGGATCTCCGACGGTCAGAAGATGCTCCAGGAGGCCGGTCTGCCCTGCTATATCTTTCCGGAACCCGCCATTGAAAGCCTGGAAGCCATGTACAAGTACCATGAATGGCAGAACAAGGCCGAGCCGGTCATTCCCGAAATCCAGCGGGACAGGGACCGGGCAGCAGCAGTCATTTCCGGAACCATTGCCCGGGGGGCGGACGAAATCGTGGAATTCCAGGCCCAGGAGATTCTCCAGGCCTACAACCTGCCGGTTCCGCGCACCGGACTTGCCCGCACCAGCGACGACGCAGTGACCTTTGCCGAGGACATCGGCTACCCGGTTGTGCTGAAGATTGCATCGCCCCAGATATCCCATAAAAGTGATGTGGGAGGGGTCAAGGTCGGCTTGAAGGACGCCGATGCGGTCCGGGATGCCTTCATGGACATCACGTCCAGGGCACAGCGCATGCGACCCGAGGCCATGATTACCGGTTGTCTGGTTCAGGAAATGGCACCCAAGGGCGCCAAGGAAATCATCATCGGATTCAAGCGCGATGATCAGTTCGGCCCGCTGATCATGTTCGGGCTGGGCGGCATCTATGTGGAAGTGTTGAAGGATATTGCCTTCAGACTGGCCCCATTAAGCCGCGAAGACGCCCACAATATCATCCGGGAAATACGTTCCTACATGCTCCTCAAGGGAGTTCGCGGAGAACGGTCCGTTGATTTCGCGGCCATTGAAAACATCCTGCTCATCATGTCCAGACTGTCTCTGGACTTTCCCGAGATCTACGAAGCGGAATTCAACCCCGTTTTGGTGAACAAGGACAAGGCCGTGGTGGCTGATGTCCGCATCTCCCTGCACACGTAA
- a CDS encoding sensor domain-containing diguanylate cyclase: MHMPLTMMTPPESDREERIWIVGMKNDEIQAALHPIPYNIRIQHQTVNELTNALQHRPHEACLTLITQKAWAGMSKAQRRIVSTSEACRLVLMLEENDHHVRYDIEEIVSQQFICALRMPLTTDKLNTCLKKTREMLLMCDDLYNMANEIILERELLARKNEQLDFLNKILTKASKSLDPGTIISQAGRDLNILLEVTSIMGVFWNIDAPAFLSAEIFTPPNLDKQQGKEWVGYLLDQAERTTRHSIKTYHVESLEHDQTLFHEVGLPDQGNMIKLPMIWNDKTFGILFIVSPKAALLGRDRVKVLQAVGNHLALALRNALLYRRMQNQADHDGLTRINNRQNFEKQIVKELHRHQRYQHELSLLMLDLDHFKQINDKYGHLAGDMVLREVADILRNAIRDCDFPARYGGEEFVIILPHTEEKNAWILAERIRQEIAAHTFRYNDHSFQITACIGISSIKPRMLKPAEYLVSLADQALYKAKTSGRNMVCRSAPMQEHSCCVNDAR; this comes from the coding sequence ATGCACATGCCCCTGACCATGATGACACCTCCGGAATCAGACAGAGAAGAACGTATCTGGATTGTCGGGATGAAGAATGACGAAATACAAGCCGCGCTTCACCCGATCCCCTACAATATTCGAATCCAGCACCAAACCGTCAACGAACTGACAAACGCCTTGCAACACAGGCCTCACGAGGCATGTCTGACACTCATCACCCAAAAGGCCTGGGCAGGCATGTCCAAGGCGCAACGACGCATCGTCTCCACCAGTGAGGCCTGCAGGCTGGTCCTGATGTTGGAAGAAAACGATCATCATGTGCGATACGATATTGAAGAGATCGTGTCCCAGCAGTTCATATGTGCCCTACGCATGCCGCTAACCACTGACAAGCTGAACACCTGTTTGAAAAAGACACGTGAAATGCTTCTCATGTGCGACGATCTTTACAACATGGCCAATGAAATCATCCTGGAAAGAGAGCTTTTGGCCCGTAAAAACGAGCAGCTTGATTTCTTAAACAAAATCCTCACCAAAGCAAGCAAAAGCCTGGACCCGGGAACCATCATCAGTCAAGCTGGACGTGACCTGAACATTTTACTTGAGGTCACATCCATCATGGGCGTATTTTGGAACATTGATGCCCCGGCATTTTTGTCCGCTGAGATATTCACCCCTCCCAATCTCGACAAACAGCAGGGCAAAGAATGGGTAGGGTATCTTCTGGACCAGGCAGAGCGCACCACAAGACACTCCATTAAGACCTACCACGTGGAATCATTGGAGCATGACCAGACATTGTTTCATGAAGTTGGTCTTCCCGACCAGGGAAACATGATCAAGCTCCCCATGATCTGGAATGACAAGACCTTTGGCATTCTTTTTATCGTCTCTCCCAAGGCAGCATTGCTCGGACGTGATCGGGTCAAGGTATTGCAGGCCGTGGGCAATCATTTGGCCCTGGCCCTCAGAAATGCCCTGCTGTATCGTCGCATGCAAAACCAGGCTGACCACGACGGCCTGACCCGCATCAACAACCGTCAGAACTTTGAGAAACAGATCGTCAAGGAACTCCACCGGCATCAACGATATCAGCACGAATTAAGCCTGCTCATGCTTGATCTGGACCATTTCAAGCAGATCAACGACAAGTACGGGCACCTGGCCGGCGACATGGTCCTGCGTGAAGTGGCCGACATCCTGCGAAACGCCATCCGTGACTGCGATTTTCCGGCCCGGTACGGGGGTGAGGAATTCGTGATCATTCTTCCCCATACCGAGGAAAAAAATGCCTGGATCCTGGCCGAAAGAATCCGTCAGGAAATCGCTGCCCACACATTCAGGTATAATGATCATTCCTTCCAGATCACAGCGTGCATAGGCATTTCATCCATCAAGCCTCGCATGCTCAAACCGGCCGAGTATCTTGTCAGTCTTGCGGATCAGGCCTTGTACAAGGCCAAAACCAGCGGCAGAAACATGGTCTGCAGATCCGCTCCCATGCAAGAGCATTCCTGTTGCGTCAACGATGCGCGATAG